One region of Limnospira fusiformis SAG 85.79 genomic DNA includes:
- the hpf gene encoding ribosome hibernation-promoting factor, HPF/YfiA family: MKLVIQGKNLEITDAIHEYVQQKIAKAVSHFQQLTNEVDVHLSVARNPRINPRQTAEVTIYANGTVIRAQESSENLYASIDLVADKIARQLRKYKEKRMAKQYQLPKTGEVVAQKPIVDDLIGDRTVKLPEEVVRTKYFAMPPMSIQEALEQLQLIDHDFYMFRNAETDEINVIYQRSHHGGYGVIQPRNGSVPTSNGQTGAELTERASTSP, from the coding sequence ATGAAGCTTGTTATCCAGGGTAAAAATCTTGAAATTACCGATGCTATTCACGAGTATGTACAACAGAAAATTGCCAAAGCTGTTAGTCACTTTCAGCAATTGACAAACGAAGTGGATGTCCATTTATCTGTGGCTCGGAACCCTCGGATAAATCCAAGACAAACTGCTGAAGTCACGATTTATGCCAATGGCACAGTTATTCGTGCTCAAGAAAGCAGTGAAAATCTCTATGCCAGTATTGACCTAGTAGCAGATAAAATTGCTCGTCAATTGCGTAAGTACAAAGAAAAACGCATGGCGAAACAATATCAGCTTCCTAAGACTGGTGAAGTGGTTGCACAGAAGCCCATTGTTGATGATTTAATTGGCGATCGCACTGTGAAACTTCCAGAAGAAGTGGTGCGGACGAAATATTTTGCCATGCCTCCCATGAGCATTCAAGAAGCATTAGAACAGTTGCAGCTTATTGATCATGATTTTTATATGTTCCGTAATGCTGAAACTGATGAGATTAATGTAATCTATCAGCGATCGCATCATGGTGGTTATGGAGTCATCCAACCCCGCAATGGTAGCGTTCCGACCAGTAATGGTCAAACTGGTGCGGAATTGACAGAACGGGCTTCGACCTCTCCTTAA
- a CDS encoding IS630 family transposase, with the protein MPAPYSYDLRQKVIDAIELDGMPKTEASQVFHVSRNTINLWLQRKAQTGDFLPKPHHRPGNNHKITDWHKFKAFAQEHGDQTSAQMAELWDDDISPRTISRALKKIGFTRKKTYGYQERDEQQREEFMAQIEQMEPQEVVYLDEAGMNSQDSDYPYGYCEEGKRFHALKSGKRQGRVSYMAPWCHQQLLAPFSFEGCCNRTVFELWLEFILIPTLKPGQTLVLDNATFHKGGRIPELVEAAQCRLLYLPPYSPDLNKIEKCCSWLKARIRHCIEQFDSLHDAMDSVLQAAS; encoded by the coding sequence ATGCCAGCCCCCTATAGTTACGACCTCAGACAAAAAGTTATTGATGCCATTGAACTAGACGGTATGCCCAAAACAGAAGCCAGTCAAGTTTTCCATGTCAGCCGGAACACCATTAATCTCTGGCTGCAAAGAAAAGCACAGACCGGAGACTTCCTCCCTAAACCTCATCACCGACCTGGCAATAACCACAAAATTACCGACTGGCATAAATTCAAGGCTTTTGCCCAAGAGCATGGCGATCAAACCTCCGCTCAAATGGCTGAACTTTGGGATGACGACATCTCTCCTCGCACCATATCCAGAGCCTTGAAGAAAATTGGCTTCACCAGAAAAAAAACTTACGGCTACCAAGAACGTGATGAGCAACAGCGAGAGGAGTTTATGGCTCAGATTGAACAGATGGAGCCACAAGAAGTGGTCTACCTCGATGAAGCCGGCATGAATAGTCAGGACTCGGATTACCCTTATGGTTACTGCGAGGAAGGAAAACGCTTCCATGCCCTCAAATCAGGGAAGAGGCAGGGCAGGGTGAGCTATATGGCCCCATGGTGTCATCAACAACTCTTAGCCCCCTTTAGCTTTGAGGGTTGTTGTAATCGGACAGTGTTTGAGTTGTGGTTGGAGTTCATCTTAATTCCAACACTGAAGCCAGGTCAGACTCTAGTGCTAGACAATGCAACGTTTCATAAAGGGGGACGGATTCCTGAGCTAGTGGAGGCGGCTCAATGCCGTTTGCTCTATCTACCACCTTATTCGCCAGACCTCAACAAGATAGAGAAATGTTGTTCGTGGTTGAAAGCCCGCATTCGCCATTGTATTGAGCAGTTTGATTCTCTCCATGATGCCATGGATTCCGTTCTCCAAGCTGCGTCCTAA
- the rppA gene encoding two-component system response regulator RppA, with protein MRILLVEDEAELGLAIKQVLVNEKYIVDWVADGIQAWHCLDSQWTDYTVAIIDWLLPRLSGLELCQRIRSHQNPLPILMLTALGQPENRITGFDAGADDYLVKPFVMAELLARLRALQRRSPTLQPQTLTVGAFMLDYANNTICNRLTQPPKMIPLTVKEFQIFAYLMQNPDRIIPGSKIRYQLWDLEEEPISNVVAAQMRLLRRKLASYDCGCPIETIRGQGYRFNTSPR; from the coding sequence ATGCGAATCCTGTTAGTCGAAGATGAAGCGGAATTAGGATTGGCCATTAAGCAAGTTCTGGTCAATGAGAAATATATTGTCGATTGGGTAGCCGATGGGATTCAGGCTTGGCATTGTTTAGACAGTCAATGGACAGATTACACGGTGGCGATTATTGATTGGTTATTGCCTCGATTGTCGGGTTTGGAGTTATGCCAACGCATCCGCTCTCACCAGAACCCCCTACCGATTTTGATGTTAACGGCTCTGGGACAACCGGAAAATCGAATTACTGGATTTGATGCGGGGGCTGATGATTATTTAGTGAAGCCTTTTGTGATGGCGGAATTATTGGCTCGTTTACGCGCTCTCCAAAGGCGATCGCCCACCCTCCAACCCCAAACCCTGACTGTAGGCGCATTTATGCTAGATTACGCCAACAATACTATCTGTAATCGACTCACCCAACCCCCAAAAATGATTCCCTTAACGGTCAAAGAATTCCAGATTTTTGCCTATTTAATGCAAAATCCCGATCGCATTATTCCGGGGAGTAAAATCCGCTATCAACTGTGGGATTTAGAGGAGGAACCCATCAGTAATGTGGTGGCGGCGCAAATGCGCTTATTAAGGCGAAAATTAGCCAGTTATGACTGCGGGTGTCCCATTGAAACCATCCGAGGTCAGGGTTATCGTTTTAATACCTCCCCGCGATGA
- a CDS encoding IS630-like element ISAtsp1 family transposase (programmed frameshift), which produces MPAPYSYDLRQKVIDAIELDGMPKTEASQVFHVSRNTINLWLQRKAQTGDFLPKPHHRPGNNHKITDWQKFKAFAQEHGDKTSAQMAELWDDDISPRTISRALKKIGFTRKKTYGYQERDEQQREEFMAQIEQMEPEEVVYLDEAGMNSQDSDYPYGYCEEGKRFHALKSGKRQGRVSMIAAWCHQQLLAPFSFEGYCHRTVFELWLEFILIPTLKPGQTLVLDNATFHKGGRIAELVEAAQCRLLYLPPYSPDLNKIEKCWSWLKARIRHAREQFDSLHDAMDSVLKAAS; this is translated from the exons ATGCCAGCCCCCTATAGTTACGACCTCAGACAAAAAGTTATTGATGCCATTGAACTAGACGGTATGCCCAAAACAGAAGCCAGTCAAGTTTTCCATGTCAGCCGGAACACCATTAATCTCTGGCTGCAAAGAAAAGCACAGACCGGAGACTTCCTCCCTAAACCTCATCACCGACCTGGCAATAACCACAAAATTACCGACTGGCAAAAATTCAAGGCTTTTGCCCAAGAGCATGGCGACAAAACCTCCGCTCAAATGGCTGAACTTTGGGATGACGACATCTCTCCTCGCACCATATCCAGAGCCTTGAAGAAAATTGGCTTCACCAGAAAAAAAACTTACGGCTACCAAGAACGTGATGAGCAACAGCGAGAGGAGTTTATGGCTCAGATTGAACAGATGGAGCCGGAAGAAGTGGTCTACCTCGATGAAGCCGGCATGAATAGTCAGGACTCGGATTACCCTTATGGTTACTGCGAGGAAGGAAAACGCTTCCATGCACTCAAATCAGGGAAGAGGCAGGGCAGGGTAAGTATGATAGCCGCATGGTGTCATCAACAACTCTTAGCTCCCTTTAGCTTTGAGGGTTATTGTCATCGGACAGTGTTTGAGTTGTGGTTGGAGTTCATCTTAATTCCAACATTGAAGCCAGGTCAGACTCTAGTATTGGACAATGCAACGTTTCATAAAGGGGGACGGATTGCTGAACTGGTGGAGGCAGCTCAATGCCGTTTACTCTATCTTCCGCCTTATTCGCCAGACCTCAACAAGATAGAGAAATGTTGGTCGTGGCTGAAAGCCCGTATTCGCCAC GCACGTGAGCAGTTTGATTCTCTCCATGATGCCATGGATTCCGTTCTCAAAGCTGCGTCCTAA
- a CDS encoding SxtJ family membrane protein: protein MVASLPPGSLFFPVLSSLLYNWLQKSTMTDHDIPKLDRKGLREFGLTTGAICAGLFGLLLPLIFRHWPPPAWPWVVATILWVWSFLSPSTLNPIYYTWMRIGLVLAGINTRIILGAVFYVMIAPMGAIKRLFGSDAMRRDLDPNVSTYRVPSQVRSRVSMERPF from the coding sequence ATGGTGGCTTCTCTCCCCCCAGGATCGCTGTTTTTCCCGGTTCTCAGTTCTCTGTTATATAATTGGTTGCAAAAATCCACTATGACTGATCACGATATCCCCAAACTTGATCGAAAAGGCTTGCGGGAATTTGGCTTGACAACAGGTGCAATTTGTGCTGGCTTGTTCGGCTTACTGCTACCATTAATTTTCCGCCACTGGCCGCCCCCAGCTTGGCCCTGGGTCGTAGCCACTATTCTCTGGGTTTGGTCTTTCCTGTCTCCGTCAACTCTCAATCCGATTTATTATACTTGGATGCGGATAGGTTTGGTTTTGGCTGGGATTAATACCCGAATTATTTTGGGGGCTGTGTTTTACGTTATGATTGCACCGATGGGGGCGATTAAGCGTTTATTTGGCTCTGATGCCATGAGACGAGATCTAGATCCTAACGTATCAACCTACCGGGTTCCCAGTCAAGTCCGTTCAAGAGTAAGTATGGAGCGTCCTTTCTAG
- a CDS encoding efflux RND transporter periplasmic adaptor subunit → MNTTSMIGSMFALSLIFGTPTLTLAHVGHGDEFQAEGGIDRVPVKPETDSLLGINVTPIAPAADGSYRVLVPMTALVDADGKQLAFVLYGNFYEPVPVQIGTAEGEWVEVTEGLSVGEQLVTQGSLSLYAESRKTQTAATAPSPETATTPPDEVHAQAEAQGIPQEQDVEGNLAETTSNNFPMGTLATVGGGVLLLCGGIFFWTGSRRNKNLFSDK, encoded by the coding sequence ATGAACACAACTTCTATGATTGGCTCAATGTTCGCTCTGAGCTTAATTTTCGGCACACCCACCCTAACCTTAGCCCATGTAGGACATGGGGATGAGTTTCAGGCTGAAGGCGGCATTGATCGGGTTCCTGTCAAGCCAGAAACCGATTCCCTCCTAGGGATTAATGTTACCCCCATTGCTCCGGCGGCGGATGGGAGTTACCGCGTTCTTGTTCCCATGACCGCCCTAGTCGATGCCGATGGGAAACAGTTAGCCTTTGTCTTGTATGGTAATTTTTATGAGCCAGTTCCCGTGCAAATCGGAACAGCAGAAGGGGAATGGGTCGAAGTAACCGAAGGGTTATCCGTTGGGGAACAACTGGTTACCCAGGGTAGTTTGTCCCTCTATGCTGAATCTCGCAAAACCCAAACAGCAGCAACTGCACCCAGTCCAGAAACCGCCACCACTCCCCCCGATGAAGTTCATGCTCAAGCGGAAGCTCAAGGTATCCCACAGGAACAGGATGTTGAGGGTAATCTGGCGGAAACCACAAGCAATAACTTTCCGATGGGAACTTTAGCTACCGTTGGGGGAGGAGTTTTGCTCCTCTGCGGTGGGATTTTCTTCTGGACAGGGAGTCGTCGGAACAAAAATCTCTTTTCCGACAAATAA
- a CDS encoding IS630 family transposase produces MYRRPKRPAPYSYDLRQKVINAIELYGMSKTKASQFFHLSRNTINLWLQRKEHTGDFLPKPNRPPGHNHQITDWHKFKAFAQEHGDQTSAQMAQLWDDDISPRTISRALKKIGFTRKKTYGYQERDEQQREAFIAQIQHMEPEELVYLDEAGINSQDSDYPYGYCEEGQRFHALKSGKRQGRVSYMAAWCHQQLLAPFSFEGCCNRTVFELWLEFILIPTLKPGQTLVLDNATFHKGGRIAELVEAAQCRLLYLPPYSPDLNKIEKCWSWLKARIRHCIEQFDSLHDAMDSVLQAAS; encoded by the coding sequence ATCTACAGAAGACCCAAAAGGCCAGCCCCCTACAGTTACGACCTTAGACAAAAAGTTATCAATGCAATTGAACTATACGGTATGTCCAAAACTAAAGCCAGTCAATTTTTCCATCTCAGCCGGAACACTATCAATCTCTGGCTGCAAAGAAAAGAACACACCGGAGACTTCCTCCCTAAACCTAATCGCCCACCTGGTCATAACCACCAAATTACCGACTGGCACAAATTCAAGGCTTTTGCCCAAGAGCATGGCGATCAAACCTCCGCTCAGATGGCTCAACTTTGGGATGACGACATCTCTCCTCGCACCATATCCAGAGCCTTGAAGAAAATTGGCTTCACCAGAAAAAAAACTTACGGCTACCAAGAACGTGATGAGCAACAGCGAGAGGCGTTTATTGCTCAGATTCAACATATGGAGCCGGAAGAGTTGGTTTACCTCGATGAAGCTGGCATCAATAGTCAAGACTCGGATTATCCTTATGGTTACTGTGAGGAAGGACAACGCTTCCATGCCCTCAAATCCGGGAAGAGGCAGGGCAGGGTGAGCTATATGGCGGCATGGTGTCATCAACAACTCTTAGCCCCCTTTAGCTTTGAGGGTTGTTGTAATCGGACAGTGTTTGAGTTGTGGTTGGAGTTCATCTTAATTCCAACATTGAAGCCAGGTCAAACTCTAGTACTGGACAATGCAACGTTTCATAAAGGGGGGCGGATTGCTGAACTGGTGGAGGCGGCTCAATGCCGTTTACTCTATCTTCCGCCTTATTCGCCAGACCTCAACAAGATAGAGAAATGTTGGTCGTGGTTGAAAGCCCGCATTCGCCATTGTATTGAGCAGTTTGATTCTCTCCATGATGCCATGGATTCCGTTCTCCAAGCCGCGTCCTAA
- a CDS encoding IS630-like element ISAtsp1 family transposase (programmed frameshift) gives MPAPYSYDLRQKVIDAIELDGMPKTEASQVFHVSRNTINLWLQRKAQTGDFLPKPHHRPGNNHKITDWEKFKAFAQEHGDKTAAQMAELWDDDISPRTISRALKKIGFTRKKTYGYQERDEQQREEFMAQIEQMEPEEVVYLDEAGMNSQDSDYPYGYCEEGKRFHALKSGKRQGRVSMIAAWCHQQLLAPFSFEGCCNRTVFELWLEFILIPTLKPGQTLVLDNATFHKGGRIAELVEAAQCRLLYLPPYSPDLNKIEKCWSWLKARIRHCIEQFDSLHDAMDSVLKAAS, from the exons ATGCCAGCCCCCTATAGTTACGACCTCAGACAAAAAGTTATTGATGCCATTGAACTAGACGGTATGCCCAAAACAGAAGCCAGTCAAGTTTTCCATGTCAGCAGGAACACCATTAATCTCTGGCTGCAAAGAAAAGCACAGACCGGAGACTTCCTCCCTAAACCTCATCACCGACCTGGCAATAACCACAAAATTACCGACTGGGAAAAATTCAAGGCTTTTGCCCAAGAGCATGGCGACAAAACAGCAGCTCAAATGGCTGAACTTTGGGATGACGACATCTCTCCTCGCACCATATCCAGAGCCTTGAAGAAAATTGGCTTCACCAGA AAAAAAACTTACGGCTACCAAGAACGTGATGAGCAACAGCGAGAGGAGTTTATGGCTCAGATTGAACAGATGGAGCCGGAAGAAGTGGTCTACCTCGATGAAGCCGGCATGAATAGTCAGGACTCGGATTACCCTTATGGTTACTGCGAGGAAGGAAAACGCTTCCATGCACTCAAATCAGGGAAGAGGCAGGGCAGGGTAAGTATGATAGCCGCATGGTGTCATCAACAACTCTTAGCTCCCTTTAGCTTTGAGGGTTGTTGTAATCGGACAGTGTTTGAGTTGTGGTTGGAGTTCATCTTAATTCCAACATTGAAGCCAGGTCAGACTCTAGTATTGGACAATGCAACGTTTCATAAAGGGGGACGGATTGCTGAACTGGTGGAGGCAGCTCAATGCCGTTTACTCTATCTACCACCTTATTCGCCAGACCTCAACAAGATAGAGAAATGTTGGTCGTGGCTGAAAGCCCGTATTCGCCACTGCATTGAGCAGTTTGATTCTCTCCATGATGCCATGGATTCCGTTCTCAAAGCTGCGTCCTAA
- a CDS encoding carbamoyltransferase family protein, translated as MNILGISAYYHDSAAALVRDGEIIAAAQEERFSRKKHDARFPHNAIRYCLQEANITLFDVDRIIFYDKPLVKFERLLETYISYAPRGFRSFLAAMPIWLKEKLYLKTVLKKELSAIMGVKKAKLPPLMFTEHHQSHAASAFFPSPFQKAAVMCLDGVGEWATTSVWLGDGNNLTPLWEIDFPHSLGLLYSAFTYYTGFKVNSGEYKLMGLAPYGQPRYVDRILTHLIDLKDDGTFRLNMKYFNYATGLTMTNKKFDQLFDGPPRKAEGQLTQREMDIAASIQVVTEEVVLRLARTVQKELNVDYLCLAGGVALNCVANGRLLREGPFKDIWIQPAAGDAGGALGAALAVWYQYCEQPRQVRQSAAIENEIELEAAGATETAVATITPRVIPSTAPADMMKGSYLGPSFSNSEIQDYLNSIDAKYMYLADVELMPRLAEILANGHVVGWFQGRMEFGPRALGGRSIIGDPRNTKMQSVMNLKIKYRESFRPFAPSVLAERVADYFEHNTHSPYMLMVAPVKESRRIPMTPEQEKLFGIEKLNIPRSEIPAITHVDYSARIQTVHPETNPRYHSLISHFEKLTGCGLLVNTSFNVRGEPIVCTPEDAYRCFMRTEMDYLVLENYLLAKTAQTPWSKDDSWKNEFELD; from the coding sequence ATGAACATACTTGGAATCTCGGCTTACTATCATGACAGTGCAGCCGCTCTCGTGCGGGATGGAGAAATTATCGCCGCCGCCCAAGAGGAGAGGTTTTCGCGCAAAAAACACGATGCCAGATTTCCCCACAACGCCATTCGCTACTGTCTTCAGGAAGCAAATATCACCCTATTCGATGTCGATCGCATCATTTTCTATGATAAACCCCTAGTCAAATTCGAGCGCCTGCTAGAAACCTACATCAGCTATGCTCCCCGTGGGTTTCGGTCTTTTCTGGCTGCCATGCCAATTTGGTTAAAAGAAAAACTTTATCTGAAAACCGTATTAAAAAAAGAACTTTCAGCCATCATGGGGGTCAAAAAAGCCAAACTCCCCCCCCTCATGTTTACCGAACATCACCAATCCCACGCCGCCTCAGCCTTTTTTCCCAGTCCCTTCCAGAAAGCAGCCGTCATGTGTTTAGACGGTGTAGGGGAATGGGCCACCACTTCCGTATGGTTAGGCGACGGTAATAACCTGACCCCCCTGTGGGAAATCGACTTTCCCCACTCTCTCGGTTTACTGTACTCAGCCTTCACCTACTACACCGGCTTTAAAGTCAACTCTGGCGAATATAAACTCATGGGGTTAGCGCCCTATGGTCAACCTCGCTATGTTGATCGGATTTTAACCCATTTAATCGACCTCAAGGATGATGGCACATTCCGGTTGAATATGAAGTATTTCAACTATGCCACCGGGTTAACCATGACCAACAAGAAGTTTGACCAGTTGTTTGACGGACCCCCTCGGAAAGCCGAAGGCCAACTCACCCAACGGGAAATGGATATCGCCGCTTCCATTCAGGTAGTCACAGAAGAAGTAGTGCTGCGTCTAGCTCGGACCGTACAAAAAGAACTCAATGTTGATTATCTGTGTTTAGCCGGGGGAGTCGCCCTCAACTGTGTAGCTAATGGTCGCCTGTTGCGAGAAGGTCCCTTTAAGGATATTTGGATACAGCCCGCAGCAGGAGACGCAGGAGGTGCATTAGGGGCAGCTTTGGCTGTTTGGTATCAATATTGTGAACAACCCCGCCAGGTGAGGCAGTCAGCCGCTATAGAGAACGAAATCGAACTCGAAGCCGCCGGAGCCACCGAAACAGCAGTCGCCACGATAACCCCTCGGGTTATTCCTAGCACCGCCCCCGCTGATATGATGAAAGGCTCCTATTTGGGTCCCTCTTTTAGCAATTCCGAGATTCAGGATTATCTCAATTCCATTGATGCTAAATATATGTATTTGGCAGATGTTGAATTGATGCCTAGGTTAGCCGAAATTTTAGCTAATGGTCATGTCGTCGGCTGGTTCCAAGGTCGGATGGAATTTGGGCCGCGTGCTTTGGGAGGTAGGTCAATTATTGGCGACCCTCGTAACACTAAAATGCAGTCCGTCATGAATCTGAAAATTAAATATAGGGAGTCTTTCCGACCCTTTGCGCCTTCCGTGTTAGCAGAGCGTGTCGCTGATTATTTTGAACACAATACCCACAGTCCTTATATGTTGATGGTGGCTCCCGTTAAGGAGTCTCGCCGGATTCCTATGACCCCCGAACAAGAAAAACTTTTTGGGATTGAAAAGCTCAATATTCCCCGGTCCGAAATTCCCGCTATTACCCATGTCGATTATTCCGCACGCATTCAAACTGTACACCCAGAAACTAACCCCCGCTATCACAGTCTAATTAGTCATTTTGAAAAACTTACAGGCTGCGGTCTACTCGTTAATACCTCTTTTAATGTGCGGGGTGAACCTATTGTTTGCACCCCCGAAGATGCCTACCGCTGCTTTATGCGGACCGAGATGGATTATCTCGTTTTGGAAAATTATCTACTCGCCAAAACTGCACAAACTCCCTGGTCAAAAGATGATTCCTGGAAAAATGAGTTTGAGTTAGATTAA
- a CDS encoding IS630-like element ISAtsp1 family transposase (programmed frameshift), producing MPAPYSYDLRQKVIDAIELDGMPKTEASQVFHVSRNTINLWLQRKAQTGDFLPKPHHRPGNNHKITDWQKFKAFAQEHGHKTSAQMAELWDHDISPRTISRALKKIGFTRKKTYGYQERDEQQREEFMAQIEQMEPEEVVYLDEAGMNSQDSDYPYGYCEEGKRFHALKSGKRQGRVSYIAAWCHQQLLAPFSFEGCCNRTVFELWLEFILIPTLKPGQTLVLDNATFHKGGRIAELVEAAQCRLLYLPPYSPDLNKIEKCWSWLKARIRHCIEQFDSLHDAMDSVLKAAS from the exons ATGCCAGCCCCCTATAGTTACGACCTCAGACAAAAAGTTATTGATGCCATTGAACTAGACGGTATGCCCAAAACAGAAGCCAGTCAAGTTTTCCATGTCAGCAGGAACACCATTAATCTCTGGCTGCAAAGAAAAGCACAGACCGGAGACTTCCTCCCTAAACCTCATCACCGACCTGGCAATAACCACAAAATTACCGACTGGCAGAAATTCAAGGCTTTTGCCCAAGAGCATGGCCACAAAACCTCCGCTCAAATGGCTGAACTTTGGGATCACGACATCTCTCCTCGCACCATATCCAGAGCCTTGAAGAAAATTGGCTTCACCAGA AAAAAAACTTACGGCTACCAAGAACGTGATGAGCAACAGCGAGAGGAGTTTATGGCTCAGATTGAACAGATGGAGCCGGAAGAAGTGGTCTACCTCGATGAAGCCGGCATGAATAGTCAGGACTCGGATTACCCTTATGGTTACTGCGAGGAAGGAAAACGCTTCCATGCACTCAAATCAGGGAAGAGGCAGGGCAGGGTAAGCTATATAGCCGCATGGTGTCATCAACAACTCTTAGCTCCCTTTAGCTTTGAGGGTTGTTGTAATCGGACAGTGTTTGAGTTGTGGTTGGAGTTCATCTTAATTCCAACATTGAAGCCAGGTCAGACTCTAGTATTGGACAATGCAACGTTTCATAAAGGGGGGCGGATTGCTGAACTGGTGGAGGCAGCTCAATGCCGTTTACTCTATCTACCACCTTATTCGCCAGACCTCAACAAGATAGAGAAATGTTGGTCGTGGCTGAAAGCCCGTATTCGCCACTGCATTGAGCAGTTTGATTCTCTCCATGATGCCATGGATTCCGTTCTCAAAGCTGCGTCCTAA
- the lipB gene encoding lipoyl(octanoyl) transferase LipB, with protein MPDDTPVAIVDTNEVYCQFYNLGLISYQQAWRWQQDLVADRINCPNLEDILILLEHPPVYTLGQGASSEFLKFDPHESEYELYRVERGGEVTYHCPGQLVGYPILNLRRYQMDLHWYLRQLEEVLIRTIRVWGIEAQRVEGLTGVWVGETKVAAIGIKVSRWITMHGFALNVCPDLTGFKAIVPCGISDFPVGSLAELVPDISIEQVRDVLAACFAEVFGVTLKLTREEKAPGTIAIT; from the coding sequence ATGCCCGACGACACTCCTGTTGCTATTGTCGATACTAATGAGGTTTATTGCCAATTTTATAATTTGGGACTAATTTCTTATCAACAGGCTTGGAGATGGCAGCAAGACTTAGTGGCCGATCGCATTAATTGTCCAAATTTAGAGGATATTTTGATTTTATTAGAACACCCGCCCGTTTATACCCTGGGACAGGGGGCTAGTTCTGAATTTCTCAAGTTTGACCCCCATGAGTCTGAATATGAACTGTACAGAGTAGAACGGGGTGGGGAAGTGACCTATCACTGTCCCGGTCAGTTGGTGGGATATCCGATTTTGAACCTGCGACGATATCAAATGGACTTACATTGGTATTTGCGGCAACTAGAAGAAGTATTGATTCGGACAATTAGGGTTTGGGGAATTGAGGCCCAGCGCGTTGAGGGTTTGACAGGGGTTTGGGTGGGGGAAACTAAAGTAGCAGCCATTGGCATTAAGGTGAGTCGCTGGATTACTATGCACGGGTTCGCCTTGAATGTTTGTCCTGACTTAACTGGATTTAAAGCGATCGTTCCCTGTGGTATTTCTGATTTCCCCGTAGGGAGTCTGGCTGAATTAGTCCCGGATATTTCCATCGAGCAAGTCCGGGATGTCCTCGCGGCCTGTTTTGCTGAAGTTTTTGGAGTCACCCTCAAACTTACTCGAGAGGAAAAGGCGCCCGGAACGATCGCCATAACTTGA
- a CDS encoding IS630 family transposase (programmed frameshift) encodes MPAPYSYDLRQKVIDAIELDGMPKTEASQVFHVSRNTINLWLQRKAQTGDFLPKPNHPPGNNHKITDWHKFKAFAQEHGHKTSAQMAELWDDDISPRTISRVLKKIGFTRKKTYGYQERDEQQREEFMAQIEQMEPQEVVYLDEAGMNSQDSDYPYGYCEEGKRFHALKSGKRQGRVSYIAAWCHQQLLAPFSFEGCCNRTVFELWLEFILIPTLKPGQTLVLDNATFHKGGRISELVEAAQCRLLYLPPYSPDLNKIEKCWSWLKARIRHCIEQFDSLHDAMDSVLQTAS; translated from the exons ATGCCAGCCCCCTATAGTTACGACCTCAGACAAAAAGTTATTGATGCAATTGAACTAGACGGTATGCCCAAAACAGAAGCCAGTCAAGTTTTCCATGTCAGCCGGAACACCATTAATCTCTGGCTCCAAAGAAAAGCACAGACCGGAGACTTCCTCCCTAAACCTAATCACCCACCTGGCAATAACCACAAAATTACCGACTGGCATAAATTCAAGGCTTTTGCCCAAGAGCATGGCCACAAAACCTCCGCTCAAATGGCTGAACTTTGGGATGACGACATCTCTCCTCGCACCATATCCAGAGTCTTGAAGAAAATTGGCTTCACCAGA AAAAAAACTTACGGCTACCAAGAACGTGATGAGCAACAGCGAGAGGAGTTTATGGCTCAGATTGAACAGATGGAGCCACAAGAAGTGGTCTACCTCGATGAAGCCGGCATGAATAGTCAGGACTCGGATTACCCTTATGGTTACTGCGAGGAAGGAAAACGCTTCCATGCCCTCAAATCAGGGAAGAGGCAGGGCAGGGTGAGCTATATAGCCGCATGGTGTCATCAACAACTCTTAGCCCCCTTTAGCTTTGAGGGTTGTTGTAATCGGACAGTGTTTGAGTTGTGGTTGGAGTTCATCTTAATTCCAACACTGAAGCCAGGTCAGACTCTAGTGCTAGACAATGCAACGTTTCATAAAGGGGGACGGATTTCTGAGCTAGTGGAGGCGGCTCAATGCCGTTTGCTCTATCTACCACCTTATTCGCCAGACCTCAACAAGATAGAGAAATGTTGGTCGTGGTTGAAAGCCCGCATTCGCCATTGTATTGAGCAGTTTGATTCTCTCCATGATGCCATGGATTCCGTTCTCCAAACTGCGTCCTAA